A window of Desmospora profundinema genomic DNA:
CGTTTTGTCTCCATCGTACACTTCCTTGATCATGGAGGTTAGAAAAGGCGGCTGCGATCGGCTGAGGTGGGCAATTTCAGAACTGTTTGGAACCAAGCCGAATGTTTTGATTTCATATAAGAAATTATCCACGATTTGTCGAGCCAATGCAGTTAGACGGGATATTTTCAGGCCCAGGAGAATAAAGTAGCTGTCCCAGTAAAACAATTGCTGAAACACACCACCGGGAACGACATAGGGATAGGGGAGGTACAACAGTTGATCCAAGGTATGAGGTGGACTTGTTTTAATCAATTCCTTCCAATGATCGTGTATATATCGTGCCGTCCGTTCCATGCTTGGATTGACACAGCGGAAAGTGACATCCGGCAGTGTTACTTCCAACGGGCTCACCCCCATGCAGCTTTTCCATATGGTATTTGTGTCGTTATAGAAGTATGTCAAGGAGTGAGAAGAAAGGAAATCGGGATGGAATGGTTTGCAGCGGGATTCATAAAAAATTGCACCGATTTTTCACCGGTACAATTCTTGTTGTTCGTGCCTGTCGGCGTAAATATTCTGTCATCAATGAGGTTTTAGTGGCGATCGACGGCGATCCCTCCTGGCGATGTATGAATAGCACTGGTTCATCGTTCCCCTGAATTCCACGCGATGGTCGTTTTTCATTGGATTGTACCATTGAAAATATTGATCTTCATGGAGGATGGAGGGGGGAAATTTCTCCGAATCCAAAATCACATAATACATAAACGACACCTCCTTGTCAGTAGTATTGTCTAAATACTTTTAAGTAAACCATTTTTTGCTTCTTTATCAATAAAAAATGAAAAACCCCCCAATTGGGGGAGTATCTGTATGGAATATCAGTTCCGGGGGCGGGACGGGGCGAGACCGAGTCGAAAGCTGGACCGGAGAGCCCAGGCCCGCTGGGAACGTTTTTGGTATCGGGGAAGATGGCGGTAGATCTCGATTGCCTCCTCATAGGCATCTCGGCTTTCCGGGACCCGGTCCAGCTTCCCGTACAGCCGTCCCAGCCGGTAATATCCCTCGCAGGAAGAGGAGTGAATGGACCGAAAGCGTTCCAGATAATCGATGGCTTTGTCTGGATCAAGGGGACCGAATGCCTCCGCCAAGCGAAGATAAGGTTCCCCGTACTGCACTCGAGGTTCCCGCTCCAACGCATCCTGTAGCCATCGTTCCCCTTCGTCCAAATCACCGATTTTCAACCGGCACAGCCCGATGTCCACACGGATCTGGGCCGAATCGGAAATGGCTTTTAGGCATTGCTCCAGATGGGGTAGGGCCTCCCGGTATTTTTTTCGTTCCATCAACAGACGGGCCATTTCCAGACGATCCGATGTGTGGTGCGGATTCAACTCGAGGGAACGTTTTAATTTCCGCATACGGGCAGCGATCTGAAAGGGACGGATGGCGTTTGGAAAAAGTCCGATGAAGCGGCGGTCCAAGAAATAGGCGATCAAGAAAAGGAGGAGAAGGGCGAGAAAGGGGTTGCCCAAGATGTACCATAACAATCCAAAGGTGAAGAGCTTACCCAATTTTCCACCTCCTAAAGAGAAAAAAGAACCCGCTCTTTTAGAAGCGGGACGTTTTTATCCACCGGGGGTTAGTCCTGGGGCTTTGCCCATTGTTCCGCCCAGGATTGCAATTCGTCCATCGCCGGTTTTAACGCTTTCCCTTTTTCGGTTAACTCGTACTCAATTCTTACAGGTGTCTCGGGATAGATGTTGCGTGTCAAGATTCCGGCTGCCTCTAGTTCCTTGAAGCGTTCGGCCAGCATTTTATCGCTCATGCCGGGAATCATGGATGAAATTTCCTTGAATCGTTTCGGTCCATCCATCAACACTCGGATGATCAGGCCGGTCCAGCGTTTACCCAACAGTTCAAACGCGAATTCAAACATGGGGCACAGCTTTTGCTTGTGGTTGTTCATCATAGCGACCACTCCTGACCCAATTTTACCATATTTGCTTGACAAAAGGTATCATCACCCATAAGATAACCAAACTAAAAGTAAGTGGCTATATTTCATGAATTGATTTGGTGTTTTTTCGCCAAACCTCTCCTCCATCCTGACCCGGATGGGGGAGAGGTTTGGGAGGTAACGACTGTGATCCACAGCGTGTAGAGGATCAGCCCAGATAGCGGTTTTTCAGAGTAGTTTCCTTTATAATATATCCTTCTTTAATGGTGAGAAGCCCAACCCGCTTAGGGGCTGGGCTTCATTTGTTGAATCCGATTACTTTCCCTTTATGTGTGGGATGGGGCAGACGTCGGTCCTTTTTCTTTTGAGAGACATACTTCGCAATTTCAGAGGGATGAGGATGGGTCCATTCCGGCGGTGTATATCCTTCGTGCGGATGAACGAGGAAATAATCCAAAACGGTTTCCAACAGTTCCTCAAAGGGATGCAAAGGGATACGGTCTTTCAGCAATAGCTTGGTCACAGACCAAAGGATCCCGGAGGTAAGCCCCCGCTCCTCCAGCTCTTTTACCAGATCGGGGCTGTGGGATTTGGCTTGCTTCAACCAACGGGCCACCCAATCGTAAGTAACCAGCTGATCCAACCGCCGGTTGATCACTTGGCGCAGATGGTTGAGAAGGATGGTTGCAGCTTCTTCTCCTTCCCGGGAGTTCCAGCGTCCTTCCACTTGGTCGATGGGGTGGAGTCCCATAGTTCCACTCTCGATTACATGGGAAAATAATAAAGGTGGATGCAATACTCCATCAACTATGCGGTTACCGCGGATACGAATCTGGTATTGGTTTGGTTCCAGTTCAGACTGGGAACGGATGCGTACGGAAGGCAGGTACACCCCCAGTTGACGGAAAACCTCTTTTCGCACCGCTTGTATTTGTCCCGTGAAATCAGGGTCGGCCAACAACGGTTCATACAAGCCGGGGCCCAGTTCCAATGACAAAACGTCGCCCTTTTGTTCCCCATAAGCATCTGACAAGTTCCAGTCAGCCATCGGGTCATTCTCTCCTCCAACTTAAGCAATTAAAACGATTCAATTACCATAGACAGGCCCTATGATCTCTCCAGCCGTTCCTTCCATTTTTTCAATATCGGCATGTCGTCCAGCTCTTCTTCGGTCACCCGTCCCCAGTTGATTCCAGCAGGCTTGGGGTAGGAGGGGTTCGTTTGAATCAACTCCTGCTCCGTAGCGATCCAATCAACGGTTAGATCGTGAGGTTCCAAGGGAATGTCGTCATCGACCACCTGCAGGGAATGGACCGAGGAAACCACGGGGATTTCCGGGTTTCCCGATTCGCGCAAGACTGCGTATTCCCGGTCGGCATAACCCTCTCCCTTCCCCAGCCGTCTTCCATCGCGATGGAGAGCGACCGCTCCAACGACGAACAGGTCCACGGGAGGGAGGTGTTCCAAAGGAATTTCTACACCATATTCGTGAATATGGGATAAGCTGGCCGCTTTTCGTTCCTCTCCCGCCGGAACCCGGTCGGGATCCACACGGATAAAGCCGGCTTTAAGGCGGGGGGTGGGCACCAACAACGTCTTCCCATCCCGAAGCGCTTGTGCACGCAGCGGAAGCTGGGGGGAGTCGGGATTCACCTTGATCGTTTGTGCTTGTTGATAAACAGCCAATTGGGTGATGTGGTGTGCCGCTGCTTCCGCTCCCTTGAAGTTGGGAATGCGTCCCCGCAGGGGAAAGGGGAACCGGCCTGCTTTTTTCTCCTCCAGAAGCGACCAGACCCGCTCCCGAATCACCGTTTTCGAGTGGGCCGGGTGGTTATCGGGCGTCATCGGTGTCCTCCTCCATGGGATGAAGGATTCCGATGGGGATCGCTTCCTGGATGGGCGATCCTTCATACGTTCCCCATGCCATCACTCCGTTTAGATCGTTTACATGAAACGGTATTGTTTCGCCCTCTACCCGATACCGAAGTCCAGGCTTGATTTCCGCCGGGTTTCGGAGGTACGATCGGACAAATTGGATCTGCCTCTCGATAACCGCCATTTCACCGGTCATGGACGCACGGCGGGCACGGGTTTCTTCTTGTTTCAGCCGCTCCATTTCCCGTTTCAGCTCCTCCGCACTCATGCGGCTGTAGTGTATCAACCATCCGACCTCCCGGGCTTTGGCGTTCGCTACTGGATATTATACCAAACGGGATCCGTTTTCGCGGTGTTTTTCCGATGTTCGGCAAGAGCTGTGATACAATGGGCCCAGAGGAGGGATTCCATCGTTATGCCAGTGATCCTATTGTTTATTGATGGAGTGGGCCTGGGGGAAGAAGTGGACGACAATCCCTGGTATATCGAACCGACTCCCCATATAAACCGTTTGCTGGCCGGCCGCAACTTGGTTGCAGAGGCAGTGGGACGGGTATCGAGCGGGGTTTTGCTGTTGGCTGCCGATGCTGCCTTAGGAGTGCCTGGCCTTCCGCAGAGTGCGACTGGTCAGGCTACGATTTTTACCGGCCGCAATGCTCCACAGGCGATGGGAAGTCATCAAAGCGGGCTCCCTCTGACGCGGCTGCGTGAATGGGTGGAAAAGGACAACCTGTACCTTCAAGCCCGTCGGCACGGGTTTGGGGCCACCTTTGCCAACAGTTATACTCCCGAGTATTTTGAATTGCCCACCACCCGTCGGGGTTGGGTTTCCGTCTCCACCTGCGCCATTCGCAGCACCGGACAACCGTTGCGCATGTTGGAAGATCTGTTGGAGGGACGGGCCGTTTACCATGACGTGACTCGGCGCTTTTTGGCCGATAAACGGGACGATGTGCGTGAAATTGCGCCGGATACCGCTGCGGAGCACTTATACGGTCTAACCCGTGACTACGATCTGGTGGTTCATGAGTTTTTTTTAAGCGACTTGGCGGGACACCGCCAAGATCGGGAAGGGATGGCCCGGGTGACCGCCCGTTACGACGCCTTTCTCGGTGCCGTCGTCAAGCAGCTGCAGGAACAGGATCTGCTGCTCTTGGTTAGCGATCATGGGAACAGTGAAGATCTGCGGGTGAAAACCCACACGCTAAACCGAGTGCCGCTCTTGGCGGTTACATCGGATCGGGCATTTTTGGACGAGATGGAGCAGCAACAAAAGCCGTGGGATTTGACCCATGTCACTCCCTGGACGATGCGATGGTTGAAAAGTCGCAACAGACCGCTGGAAAGGAGAGCCTGATCAATGGAGAAATACGTGCCACATGTGCGGGAGGCCGCTATTCCGGAAGATGGGGGATGGGCGGAACTTTCCGGGGAACAGGTGCTAATCCTGTCCGTCCCGGAATGGGAAGAACTCGTCGATCGGTCGGCGGAAGGATATCGGTATGTATGGATGTATGATCGGAAAGCGGATGCCTATATCTTTTGTTTTCGCCTGGAAGACGGAACAGAACGGGCCCTGGCTTTTGCCAAGGACCACGGAGGCCTGCTTCTCGCGGATGAACGCGCCCGCGGTTCTTTTTCGCTGTTGGTTACTGCCCGCCCCTTGGAGGATGTGAAGGATGAGACACCGATGCTGCTGTTACAGGGGATTACCCTGAAGCGTCATCCAAAAGCGGGATGGTGAATGGATGCTTCATCTGCGGAAACGGATGGAGCATCCATTTGGTGCGTTAGGGTTGTTTCCCTCCACCTACTCCCGAATGACGACAGTCGTCCCGATGGGAACCCGACCGGCCAACTCTTCTACATCCCGATTGTACATACGAATACACCCTTTGGAGACCCGTTTCCCGATGGAAGCGGGATTGTTTGTTCCATGGATGCCGTATCCTCTTCGGGACAAGCCCATCCACATCGTGCCGTAAGGAGTCAGGCGGCCGCCTGGGCGGCTGTAAGGGTAGGGAACCTTGTTGATGATATGGTAGGTACCGGTGGGGGTTTGTGTCAGGATCTGTCCGATTGCAACGGGATAAGAACGGACGACTCGTCCTCCTTCCAACAGGTATAGGCGGCGGTCGGACAAGTCCACCAAAATGCTGGGCAAGAAAAATTCCCCCTTTCGCTCTTATGCTATGAGTGAAGGGGGAAGAAAGCGCAGGTTTCCTTCAAACTTGTGAAGAGTCGTCGTAATCGTAACGAAATCCGTCTTCAAAAGCCGGGGAAAGCACCTGTCCCCGGGATTGTACCCGCTCCAGTAATTCGCGGTATCGACGGGCCTTGTCAGGGTCCGAGTTGTTTTGGAGTGCCAGTTGCAACGCTTCCGCCACCAATCGGCATTCCTGTTTGTCCAGATTCATCTGTTCGCCTCCTTTTTGTCTGCATCCTGGAGATCGTTTTTCCATTTGTATGGGACATACTGGAACGAGGAGGTGTCTGGGTTGAATTGGCTGCTAAAAGTGGTCATGTATGCGTCGGTGATCCATGGCGCCCATCTGTTGGTGGAGGGGTTTCATTATTCCGATGTGCTTGCGCCTACGTTGATCGTCTTGTTTTTAGCGACGGTGGGTCATTTCGCGGACCAATGGATTCTTCCCCGGTTGGGCAATCCGCTGTCTTCCGTTGCAGGTGCGTCTTTTATCACTGGAACGGTATGGGGAGGACAGTTCTTGTTTCCCGGATCGTTCGTACCCATTCCTGCGGCAGTCGTGATCGGAATGACTTTGGGAGTGGTGGAATATCGCATGCATCGGGATATTCTGAAGCATCGACAAAACCCCTCCCCATGATTAATGGCGTAGGGGAGGGAGTGTGGGGAGGACTTCCTGGTACAAGGTATAGGTGAGTTTTTTGTGCTTATCGACGGAAGCAAAGAAAACGTCATCGATGGAAGGAATGTCTGCGTTTTCCAGTTCTGTTTTCATCCATTGGTCGTCCAACCCCAAGTGATCCAGAGAGTATTGCAGAACTTGCCCTTCTACGATGACGGGTAATGCGATCCCGGGCGGAGGCGGGGTCTGCCGCCAGTCTTTTCTGGTGGGAGGATCGTGAAGGGGATCTTTTTTCACCGACATCTTTCCGTTTGCCTCCAGAATGGCCAACTCCACTTCAGCCAAGTCGAACACCCCATGTTCCCGAAGCATGTTTAAAATGTTGTCGATGGAGTAACGGATTTGCTTCAGATTGTCTTTCATCAATTTGCCCTTATGAACGACGACGGTGGGTTCAAAGGTGAACCACTTGCCCATCTTACGGGAAGTGATCTTTGAGAAGGCGACGATCCGCTGCAACAATGCCACGATGACAATAGCGAACGCAGTGGGGAGGTGTTCGATCTTCGGGTCGGCGATGTCCGCCCCAACGATGGCACCCAAAACAACTACAATCAAAAAATCAAAAACAGGCATCTCGCCGATGGCCCGCTTCCCCATATAGAGCGTCAGGAACAGCAACAACGGTAAAATGGTGGCGATTCGACCCATGATCAGGAGATAATCTTCTCCAGCTTTTAACCACTCCACAATCATAACCCCTTTCCTCTCTCCCCTTATTTTGGGGCAAGGGCAAGGGGTTCCATTCATCCAATTGGTATTTAGTACAAGTCGAACATGTTGACCGGATGTCCCCGTTCTTTCAGATACTGAAACAATTGGGCGCGATGATGGAAGACATGGGTAACCACTTCCAACAGCCAGCGGACTTGGGGAGTGCCGTGATCGGCGTAAAAAGCTTTGGTCTCATGGTGGAGGAATGTGTCTGGATCCAGCGATTCCATGTAATCGGACAGTTCGCGGAAGCCCCGTTCCATGATCGATCCCAGCTTTTCAGCAGTGTCGGCCGCCAGTTGCACCTCCAGCTCCTGCACTTGTGTTTGACTGTGTTCCTGCATAATAGCCAGATCGACGGCAGGAATCTGACATAGATGTTGTGCCAATTCCAACAGGGTGCGCATTCCTTCCCGGGGGCGGTATTCCCAATCGTCTGCTTCCACCTGATTGAGGAGATGACGGGTGGTGCGAATGCCGAGAGACAGTTCGTCCAACAGCGTTTGCCGAAAAACAGGGGTTTTTTCCATAGGCATTGGCCTCCTTGTGGAGTGAAAATGAACGAACATATGTACGATTCGGTAAGTGCGTACCGATTTCCTGCCCCATTTATTCATCGTTTTAAAACAGGCGCATCGAATGGCTGGCCCATTCCGGTCTCCGTGGGATGAATTGGATAGTAGGGGAGGTTTTTGATACACGAAGCAGCTGGTGATAATCCTGTTGAACCCATAAGAACCAGGCTTGAATCGAGGCGCATACATAAAAGAAGGGGCATGGATCCGTCATCAGTTTTTAATTCCGTACACCATATCGTGGAAGAGCGTCCCTCCTGCAAGCGGGGAACGGCTTCTGCGAAATTGGAGGATTCGGCTTTGTTTCCGGTATACTATTCGTTACCGGTAAAGGGATCCATATGGCTATCGGATACAAATTTATGGAAATGGCAGGACCGACGGATGGAAATCCCTGTTGAAACTTGTTCCGAAATGTGATACGTTACTATTTGTGAAATTGCGCTAGAAGGATCCAAGATTCACTTAAAGGGTTGGGACCTCTGAGGACTAACCTTCCCCCGTGGTGAACGAGCAGATCCTAGCGGAATATTGGCTTACACCATATTTCCTAGGAAGGGGGCCGAAGGGGATGGAATACTCTACTTTCGGACGTCATGTAGCCATGGATGCTTGGGGTGTCGATTTTGATCTGCTCAACGATGCCTCATGGTTGGAGAAACACATGAAGGCGGCAGCGGAAAAAAGCGGTGCAACGGTCCTTTCGTCCCAAGCCCAAGCTTTTGATCCGCAAGGGGCAACCGTACTGGTACTTTTGTCGGAAAGTCACATCTCTATCCACACGTACCCGGAAAAAGGATTCGCTGCCCTGGATTGCTACACTTGTGGCTACGAAGTGGATCCGATGGTCGCCATCCAGCACATGCTGGACGTGCTGAAACCGACGCAAGCCTTTCCCAAGGTGATGCATCGCGGCGACGGGCCAATCGAGGTAGTCCAACCGGAAAAGCGACCAGTCCAAAACGTCATCTGATGGAAACCGCGCCTCCGCCATTCGGCGGAGGCGTTTTTATGTTGTCTTCGGTTGATTGTGTAATATATACTTTACAAAAAGAAAAGAATATATATCAATATGTAAAATATTATTGCCAAAAAGTAAAAAATAAGTTACCATACCATATGTCTGAAGGAGGATCAGACTGCTATGCCTTTGAAGGAGCATGGGACCTTAACCAATCGATTGGTTGTCTTGCGGGCAGAAAAAGGGTGGTCACAAAAAGAGGTAGCCGACCGACTCGGTGTCAGCCGACAAACGATCGTTTCCATCGAGAAAAACCGCTATAACCCATCCTTAAAGTTGGCTTTTGAGATTGCACTTCTGTTTGAAAAAGACATCAATGATGTGTTTCAGTATGTGGTTAAAAATGATTGAAACGATGTTTTCTAAGTCTCTATCTACAGAAGTGTGACTAATAAAATGAAATACAGACGTAATGGGAAAGGAGAATATAAGTGGGGGAAATCATCTCATTTATCAGTATCCTGATCTATTTAGCCGTATTCTTTTGGGGTGTGCTTTATGGAGTCCTGTTTGATTTCAGAAAAGAAGGAAGTGATGAAAGAGGGGTAAAGATAAGCGGGACAGCATACACAGTCGCTTTTCCTCTTGTGATTTTGGGTTGGTTGTTTTTGGAGCTGATCGATACTTACATCCGGCCGCTCTCATTTGAAGAGTATAGGGACGCCATTTGGTTTCTTGTGACAGTTCCGGTGATTGTTCGTGCTGGGATGATTCTCCTGCTGAAAAGGTTCTGGTAAGTACAAATAGGTATATTGATATACATTTTTCGAAATATAGACAATCATTTATTCGGTATATGGAAGGGAGGGGATGCCTGGAAAGTAGCAGGAAATGTTGATCCATATGCGCACTTAGGAAAACACATCATCATTTCATGGGGGGATTCTAGTGAAAAAGCTGATTGCGTCCGGTTTGGCCTTATCGTTGGTGTTAGGTGGTACGATGACTACTTCTGCATTCGCCGGGACTCCGGAAACACAGGAGCAGGTGAAGTCGCAGGTAGCAGTTAATTCGACTGAAATAGAGCCTAAAGCTATACCAGCTGTGGCAGCGACTGTAACTGCGAAAAAGGCTGCAGCGTATGTTGGTGGAGCGTTTGTAACAGGAGCTGCGGCTAAAGCCGGAGCGGATGCTTGGGATTATGCCAAGAAACAGGTCGGTCGTAATTCCGTGCAACCGGTTTATGCGGATTACGATGAAATCAAAACCGTATTCGATCAGTAATCCAAAAAAGGGGTGTCGCTTAGCTGCGGCATCCCCTCCATATTAAAGGGGGATCAAGATGTGGAAGAAGCTAGCCGTTTTGGGTTTATTGACGGTTTTTATTATCCATTTTGCATTCACAGGTCTGTACAATGCTCCATTGAATCCTCTAAAAGCGAAGCATTCAAACATCATCGCTGGTTATATGAACCCTCTTTTTTCTCAGAATTGGAAGTTATTCGCACCCAATCCTGCATCGGATAACAACACTTTTTATGTGCGGGCTCAGGTAAAGAAAGAGGACGGAGTGAAAACAACAGATTGGATTGACTTAACCTCTTATATGATCGAGCGAAACCAAACCAATCGCTTTACTCCTTATAACCGACTGGTCAGAATTCAACGAGGAGCGGTAACGGCGATGGTGGAAGAGGATGATTTGATCGTTACCCTTCACCGTAAGGCGCAAAGCAATGAAGAAGCGAAAAAAAAGCTGGATGATTTACACGACGATAAACGGAAAAGTGAGCAACAGGAATACGGAGAAAAGCTGTTAAACCGATATGCACAGGCCTATTTAAACAGTTTGCACCCCGAATGGGAAGTGACGAAGACTCAGTTGATGTTAGTGGAGACAAAAGCGGTTCCTTTTTCAGAAAAAGAAAAGAAAGAAGTTGAAACAAAGACAAAGGTATACCAATTTGATTGGAGGAATTACCAGCCAGTAGCGCCGATCTTTTGATCGAGCATTCAGGAATGACGCTTCTAAAGTCCGAAAATGGTTCCCAGTATAAATGTTGAAAGGTGGGACATCGACATGTTTGACCGTATCGCCGATTGGAACCGACAAAAGCACATGCTGATGGGCGCCAGCCTCATCCGTATTGCTTTCGGCTTCATTATTCTCTACATATACGGGATGCACTATGCTCAACGGCGCTTTTTGTGGGGGCCGGAGGGCATGTACGATTTTGCGGATTTTCGTGCTGATACGATGATCGCATGGACGTTTTCCTTGTATCAATTACACCCGTCCCCCCTCTATTTTGAAATCGTTTTTCATCTAGGCATGTTGGCTGCACTTTGGTTCATTTTTGGTTATAAAGGTCGGATTGCGGCCATTGTCAACTTCGTGTTTGTTTGGTCTCTGTTTACTCGCAACGGGATCATTTTAGACGGCGGGGACAATGTCATGCGCATACTGTTGGTCTTCCTGCTGTTTGCCAACACGACGGCCTACTTTTCTGTCGATCGCCACCTTCGACAGAAGAGAGGCATCCCTGCCTCAGAGCTTTCTCCTCCAGGATTTTCCCATATGCGGCTGTCTAACCTTATCCACAACTTAGCGATTTTGGCCTGTATCGTTCAGGTATGCATGATGTATCTTACGTCAGGCTTCCATAAGGTGATGGGTGAAGTATGGCAAAACGGAACGGCCCTTTACTACATCCTGCAGGTAGGAGAGTACACCCATCCATTTTTCCGAGATCTTATTTTCTCGTCGGATTTTCTCATTGTGACGGGTGCCTATGCGACTGTGTTGGTGCAGGTAGCCTTCCCTTTCCTGTTATTTAACCGTTACACCAAGTATGTGGCGATGGCGGGTGTGATTGGGATGCATCTAGGCATTGCCGTGGTGATGGGGCTGTTTACCTTTTCCTTTATCATGATCGCCAACCAGCTATTGATGTTACGAGACCGTGAATACAAAAAAATGATCGCGTTCTTTGACAGACGAGTGGGAAGAGTGAAAGCATATTTACGCCGAAAAGGAACCAGGGTTCCGGTGCCTGGAAAGGAGCCGGTCGGTGACCTTCGGGCTGTCACCGTTTTTTACGACGGCTGGTGTCCCTTCTGTCAAAGGAGTATGCAGCGCCTCCAAAGATGGGATTGGCTTCACCGTCTATCCTTCCTCTCCTTTCGCGATCCGGAGGTGATCGAGCAATACGGATTGGATCCAGAACGTTTGGAACAACGCATGCATACACGCCAAGTGAGAAACGGACGAGTGGAGGAAGGTATTCACAGTGTATGGGTCATTGCTCGACAGGTCCCTTTGTTGTGGGGGATGGTTCCGTTTCTGTGGTTGGCGACGGTGATGGGCGTAGGGCAATGGGTGTACGACTGGATCGCCGCTCGCCGGACGGTGATCCCTGTGGGAGGCTGTGACGGAGCGGGTTGTGAATGGACACCCATGGAAAAAGGTCACAGCCGGTAAGGAGAGAGGAGAGTATGGACATGAAACATTTTTCCTATGTATTCCGATTTAAAAATCAGCGAGAAGGCGTCACACAGGTGTGGCTGGCGGAGCCTCCCGTCCATCACGCACAAGGAGCTCGGTTAGTATCCATGAGCCGCTCTCCAGATCAACAATCCCCTCCGGATGTGGCGGGAAACCGCCTTTCCTACTACCGGTTGGAACCGGGTGAAGCGATCGAGAATATCTACGAAGTGACGGTTACGCCATCGATCGAGTGGAAGTCTCCCTCTACGTTGTCGGAGAAGGAACGGGAGTTTTATTTGCGTTCCACCACCTTGGTCCAGATCACGGATGAGGTCCGGACCAAAGCGGATGAGATTTGCCGGGGGTTGGAGACGGACGAAGCAAAAGCGCGTGCGTTGTTCGACTATGTTCGAAGTCACTTTCGTTATACCCATCCAGTGAAGGATTGGGGAGCGGCTCCTTTCTTGCGAACAAAAAAAGGAGATTGTGGCGAATTCTCTTTTTTGTATGCGGCCCTTTGTCGCGCCCAAAACATTCCGTGTCGGACGGTGGTAGGAGCGTTTGCCATGGGAAAGCACCATGCACACATGTGGAATGAGGTGTTTTTAGAAGAGCGGGGATGGGTTCCGGTAGACACCTCCATGGCACATGTACAAAAAAGACAGCCGTGGCGTTTTTTATTCAGCAACATCCGTACACTGCGTCCAAAGGAATATTTCGGCCAGTTGGAAAATCAGCGGATCATCTTCTCGGTGGAGTCTGATCTTGAACCGGTTCCGGATTATCCCGGAGAGCAGGAGGGTGGGGGAATTGAATTACACATCGATGGCCGGAAGTTTTCTTGGGGTTCACAACTGTTGAACGGAAATATCCCCTTACTACAGCCCATGTACTTTCACCATGAAAATCCAGGGAGTCGAGGAAGTGTAGACGATTGTATCGGGGATTACCGGGTACAGGAGCGAGGTTTGCGGTACGGGCTCCAGATTGCCAAACGG
This region includes:
- a CDS encoding helix-turn-helix transcriptional regulator gives rise to the protein MPLKEHGTLTNRLVVLRAEKGWSQKEVADRLGVSRQTIVSIEKNRYNPSLKLAFEIALLFEKDINDVFQYVVKND
- a CDS encoding DUF5819 family protein — protein: MWKKLAVLGLLTVFIIHFAFTGLYNAPLNPLKAKHSNIIAGYMNPLFSQNWKLFAPNPASDNNTFYVRAQVKKEDGVKTTDWIDLTSYMIERNQTNRFTPYNRLVRIQRGAVTAMVEEDDLIVTLHRKAQSNEEAKKKLDDLHDDKRKSEQQEYGEKLLNRYAQAYLNSLHPEWEVTKTQLMLVETKAVPFSEKEKKEVETKTKVYQFDWRNYQPVAPIF
- a CDS encoding DCC1-like thiol-disulfide oxidoreductase family protein, whose product is MFDRIADWNRQKHMLMGASLIRIAFGFIILYIYGMHYAQRRFLWGPEGMYDFADFRADTMIAWTFSLYQLHPSPLYFEIVFHLGMLAALWFIFGYKGRIAAIVNFVFVWSLFTRNGIILDGGDNVMRILLVFLLFANTTAYFSVDRHLRQKRGIPASELSPPGFSHMRLSNLIHNLAILACIVQVCMMYLTSGFHKVMGEVWQNGTALYYILQVGEYTHPFFRDLIFSSDFLIVTGAYATVLVQVAFPFLLFNRYTKYVAMAGVIGMHLGIAVVMGLFTFSFIMIANQLLMLRDREYKKMIAFFDRRVGRVKAYLRRKGTRVPVPGKEPVGDLRAVTVFYDGWCPFCQRSMQRLQRWDWLHRLSFLSFRDPEVIEQYGLDPERLEQRMHTRQVRNGRVEEGIHSVWVIARQVPLLWGMVPFLWLATVMGVGQWVYDWIAARRTVIPVGGCDGAGCEWTPMEKGHSR
- a CDS encoding transglutaminase-like domain-containing protein, which codes for MKHFSYVFRFKNQREGVTQVWLAEPPVHHAQGARLVSMSRSPDQQSPPDVAGNRLSYYRLEPGEAIENIYEVTVTPSIEWKSPSTLSEKEREFYLRSTTLVQITDEVRTKADEICRGLETDEAKARALFDYVRSHFRYTHPVKDWGAAPFLRTKKGDCGEFSFLYAALCRAQNIPCRTVVGAFAMGKHHAHMWNEVFLEERGWVPVDTSMAHVQKRQPWRFLFSNIRTLRPKEYFGQLENQRIIFSVESDLEPVPDYPGEQEGGGIELHIDGRKFSWGSQLLNGNIPLLQPMYFHHENPGSRGSVDDCIGDYRVQERGLRYGLQIAKRILGWMVIAAAALYWLSAWGLMSLLYCLAVIGYGLISVIRKERSLFFGAVAILFITLIVRPIILSP